A region of Chitinophaga horti DNA encodes the following proteins:
- a CDS encoding alpha/beta fold hydrolase, whose translation MNAQKGQYAQVNGLNMYYEIHGEGFPLVLIHGGGSTIGSNFGHILPLLSRQHRVIAVEMQAHGHTADIDRAYSFEQDADDVAELLRQLKITKANVFGFSNGGTTTLQVAIRHPQLVNKLVVASANYRRDGMPPGFFEQMPNATIEQLPKELADAFRAINPDPAALSAMFNRDKDRMVNFKDIPDSVIQRIVAPTLILNGDQDVVSSEHAVALSCLLPNARLAILPAGHGDYLAEDNALSSVVVSLVGHFLQ comes from the coding sequence ATGAACGCACAAAAGGGGCAGTACGCCCAGGTGAACGGCTTAAATATGTATTACGAGATACACGGTGAAGGCTTTCCGCTCGTGCTGATCCACGGCGGCGGCTCTACGATCGGTTCCAACTTCGGTCACATTTTACCTTTGTTGTCGCGCCAACACCGCGTGATAGCTGTAGAAATGCAGGCGCATGGGCATACTGCCGACATCGACCGGGCTTACAGCTTTGAGCAGGATGCGGACGATGTGGCCGAACTGCTGCGACAACTTAAGATCACGAAGGCGAATGTTTTCGGCTTCAGTAATGGCGGTACGACTACATTACAGGTAGCGATCCGCCACCCGCAACTGGTCAACAAACTGGTTGTTGCTTCTGCCAACTATCGCCGCGACGGCATGCCTCCCGGCTTCTTTGAGCAGATGCCGAATGCTACCATCGAGCAACTGCCGAAGGAACTGGCCGACGCCTTCCGCGCCATCAACCCCGATCCGGCAGCATTGTCGGCGATGTTTAACCGGGACAAGGACCGTATGGTGAACTTTAAAGATATTCCTGATTCCGTTATTCAAAGGATCGTAGCTCCTACTCTGATCCTGAACGGCGACCAGGACGTGGTTTCGTCGGAACATGCAGTGGCATTATCGTGCCTGTTGCCAAATGCGCGGCTGGCGATATTGCCGGCGGGCCATGGCGACTATTTGGCGGAGGACAATGCATTGTCGTCGGTAGTCGTGTCCCTGGTCGGCCACTTCCTGCAATAA
- a CDS encoding sensor histidine kinase, translated as MNLVEKRIWWMVVPTVLAVMVFQGIWLRSAYRDQRQTLSVQLQDALRAAYDEAFAARMDRKPELPAPPKDTACKNCATVTTGIVINSSSEGRNTLTYERQWPTDTFHAASKLPPFLSAVLSSSPEYRPDTAALRGAYTKQLSKRDLHLPFVLLYAEELLPADSGGLHVSMPFSVIAPDSHLYAYITGERGYLLQRMAGAFAASLLLLLIVAGCIWVLWRIILRQKALEAMRVNFISNITHELKTPVAILSTINEALLTYNGISDREKAERYLRLSKDEINKLEGQIDQILQLSKLENGLPAGAREQVSLQELLHAVQQRYSHLPGVTVTTSMDVHTPVIVSSHDALQTILNNLVDNAVKYTDKAEKLVRLHIKELPGKYVFTVSDNGIGVQAAHLPYLFDKFYRVPQGDIHEVKGYGLGLSHARELVQQSGGNIRVQSTPGVGSEFAFEIPAL; from the coding sequence ATGAACCTCGTGGAAAAAAGGATCTGGTGGATGGTCGTGCCGACGGTATTGGCCGTGATGGTATTCCAGGGCATCTGGCTGCGATCGGCCTACCGCGACCAGCGGCAAACGTTGTCGGTACAGTTGCAGGACGCCTTACGGGCGGCCTATGACGAAGCGTTTGCGGCCAGGATGGACCGTAAGCCCGAATTACCGGCACCGCCCAAAGACACCGCGTGTAAAAACTGCGCTACCGTGACGACAGGGATCGTGATCAACTCTTCTTCCGAGGGCAGGAATACACTGACTTACGAGCGGCAATGGCCGACGGACACTTTCCATGCCGCCAGCAAGCTTCCTCCATTTCTTTCCGCCGTGCTTTCCTCCTCGCCGGAGTATCGTCCGGATACAGCGGCTTTACGTGGCGCATATACGAAGCAATTATCTAAACGAGACCTGCATTTACCATTTGTGTTGTTGTATGCTGAAGAGCTACTACCGGCCGACAGTGGTGGATTGCACGTGAGCATGCCGTTTTCTGTGATTGCGCCGGACAGTCACCTGTATGCCTACATTACCGGCGAGCGCGGCTACCTGTTGCAGCGGATGGCCGGGGCCTTTGCGGCTTCGCTGTTATTGCTGCTTATTGTAGCAGGCTGCATCTGGGTGTTGTGGCGCATCATCCTTCGCCAGAAGGCGCTGGAAGCCATGCGTGTCAACTTCATCAGCAACATCACCCATGAATTAAAAACACCGGTCGCGATACTTTCTACTATTAACGAGGCGCTGCTCACCTATAACGGCATCAGTGACCGGGAGAAAGCGGAGCGCTACCTGCGTTTGTCGAAAGACGAAATCAATAAACTGGAAGGGCAGATCGACCAGATACTCCAGCTATCGAAATTGGAGAATGGTTTACCTGCAGGTGCACGCGAACAGGTGTCGTTGCAGGAATTGCTGCATGCCGTACAGCAACGCTACAGCCATCTTCCGGGTGTAACGGTTACGACATCGATGGATGTTCATACGCCCGTTATCGTTAGTTCGCATGATGCCTTGCAAACAATACTCAACAATCTGGTAGACAATGCCGTGAAGTATACCGATAAAGCGGAGAAACTTGTGCGGCTGCATATTAAGGAGTTACCTGGCAAGTATGTATTCACCGTGAGTGATAATGGCATTGGTGTACAGGCAGCGCATCTCCCCTACCTGTTCGATAAGTTCTACCGCGTACCGCAGGGCGACATACATGAAGTGAAAGGATATGGATTAGGATTGAGTCATGCGAGGGAACTGGTACAGCAGTCGGGCGGAAACATACGCGTACAAAGCACACCGGGCGTTGGGAGCGAATTTGCATTTGAAATACCTGCATTATGA
- a CDS encoding response regulator transcription factor: MSKTRLLLVEDEQVLATVIRETLELNGFNVALAGNGREGWELFRSFQPEICILDVMMPKKDGVSLLEEIRMTNEAVPVIFLTAKTGTDDVIRGLSAGADDYVKKPFSMEELLLRINALLKRSRSRVAVATGGGIYQIGAYRFDAHRQELRFEDQVQRLSEREAHILKILADHLNSVTARKAMLLKVWGDDGFFNARNMDVYITRIRKYLQQDSSVQIVNVRGVGYKLIA, encoded by the coding sequence ATGAGTAAGACAAGGCTATTATTGGTAGAAGACGAACAGGTGTTGGCCACCGTGATCCGCGAAACGCTGGAACTGAACGGCTTTAACGTAGCGCTGGCGGGCAATGGCCGCGAAGGCTGGGAATTGTTTCGATCCTTTCAACCGGAGATATGCATCCTGGATGTGATGATGCCGAAGAAAGACGGCGTTAGTCTGCTCGAAGAGATCCGTATGACCAACGAAGCAGTGCCCGTCATTTTCCTTACTGCCAAAACAGGAACAGACGACGTGATCCGCGGCCTGAGCGCCGGGGCGGACGATTATGTGAAGAAACCCTTTAGCATGGAGGAGCTTTTATTGCGCATCAATGCCCTGTTGAAACGTAGCCGGAGCAGGGTGGCGGTGGCGACGGGCGGCGGCATCTACCAGATCGGCGCTTACCGTTTTGACGCCCACCGGCAGGAGCTGCGTTTCGAAGACCAGGTACAACGCCTGTCCGAACGCGAAGCGCACATCCTGAAAATACTCGCCGATCATCTGAACAGTGTTACTGCCCGTAAGGCCATGCTATTGAAGGTCTGGGGCGACGATGGATTCTTCAATGCACGAAACATGGACGTTTACATTACACGCATCCGGAAGTACCTGCAGCAGGACAGCTCGGTGCAGATCGTGAATGTACGTGGCGTTGGATATAAGCTGATCGCCTAA
- a CDS encoding outer membrane beta-barrel protein: MRFLLITLVLFTSTLYAQRRSSVVADSIPTRGLDLKEVVVTAKAPPITYRGDTTEYNAGSFKVKAGGVVEDLLKTLPGLRVDRNGMIKSQGKQVQRVLVDGKPFFGDDATIATKNLPADMIDKVQLIDQKSELAQFTGVDDGQNNKVINLITKKNRKKGVFGNVNAGAGLNELYEAGANINSFSGERQLSVLAKSNNINKSGFSNNELIQMAARDPNALNNLSPLIMNELMGGFGDWADGVTTTHYGGVNFNNDWGRRLSWHSSYFYNSANTRNDYARERQHFLADTSWIDEQRGHSLQRNHEHHIETTAEFRFNERTSLKLSPRFSKAVSDASEQRAFSATTFNKQQLLNEGRQSTRSHNDTRRFDADLLFRHKFRRKGHSLMVTLSPEVYESDYTYLNQSQARYLNVRQADSTNQLTRSAANNSNIDGKAVYTFPVNRRIHLQLSERLRYSAANTNRHVSNFDVLKQQYTDTDIRYSDHYTYQTLEHHPDLLLSLKDRKLSLSAGLAYKKQTIGALSYSKQYEINKVYGALLPHLFLKYQHTKWRKTEFEFRRDSYMPGIGQLQPLEDNSSAMITRRGNTALRQSVEHHTSLFFENNSKDQKRSQHLRLRYSAKPQAVTDQSILDTLTGRQLIYPINVKGNYDAALESGVSFSTGKNGTHIDINAGTSYGHSIGYVTGRRYYSDEWSTQIATSSDVNLGEYFSLHAKGEAAYHDRRFGTAKQLSWTFSYELSPALKLSRGLSVEASLLSRLNTGLSNGYNTNVRLLHGRLHQTIGKAFSLELSGRDLLNQHKNIRRTAGNGYVEDVRGSVPGRYFLLSVAYKLSVFPTK, from the coding sequence ATGCGCTTTCTGCTGATCACACTAGTACTTTTTACCTCTACCTTATATGCTCAACGCCGCTCGTCCGTAGTGGCCGATAGTATCCCGACCCGTGGCCTGGACCTGAAAGAAGTCGTTGTCACAGCAAAGGCACCACCCATCACCTATCGCGGCGACACTACCGAATACAACGCCGGCAGCTTTAAAGTGAAAGCCGGCGGCGTTGTGGAAGATCTGCTAAAGACCTTACCCGGCCTGCGGGTAGATCGTAACGGTATGATCAAGTCCCAGGGCAAACAGGTGCAGCGTGTATTAGTCGACGGCAAGCCCTTCTTCGGCGACGACGCCACGATTGCCACGAAGAACCTGCCGGCAGATATGATCGACAAGGTGCAACTCATCGACCAGAAAAGTGAACTGGCGCAGTTTACAGGCGTGGATGACGGACAAAACAACAAAGTGATCAACCTCATCACCAAGAAAAACCGGAAGAAAGGTGTATTCGGCAATGTCAATGCCGGCGCAGGATTGAACGAGTTGTACGAAGCGGGAGCGAACATCAACAGCTTCAGCGGCGAACGCCAGTTATCAGTATTGGCGAAAAGCAACAACATCAACAAATCGGGATTCAGCAATAATGAACTGATACAGATGGCAGCGCGGGATCCCAATGCATTGAACAACCTGTCTCCATTAATCATGAATGAACTGATGGGCGGCTTTGGCGATTGGGCGGATGGGGTAACGACGACGCACTATGGCGGCGTCAACTTCAACAATGACTGGGGCAGGCGGCTTTCGTGGCATAGCAGCTATTTCTATAACAGTGCAAATACCAGGAACGACTATGCCCGCGAGCGGCAACACTTTCTGGCCGATACTTCCTGGATTGACGAGCAGCGGGGCCATAGTTTACAACGCAACCACGAGCACCACATAGAAACGACGGCGGAGTTCAGGTTCAATGAGCGCACGTCTTTGAAGCTCTCGCCCAGGTTCAGTAAGGCCGTATCGGATGCCAGCGAACAGCGGGCGTTTAGCGCCACAACGTTTAACAAACAGCAACTACTGAATGAAGGCAGGCAGTCTACCCGCTCCCACAACGACACCCGCCGGTTTGATGCAGACCTGCTGTTCCGCCACAAGTTCCGTCGTAAAGGCCATAGCCTGATGGTGACACTAAGTCCGGAAGTGTATGAAAGTGATTACACTTACCTGAATCAATCGCAGGCCCGGTACCTGAACGTACGACAGGCAGACTCCACCAACCAGCTTACCCGATCTGCAGCCAATAACAGCAACATCGATGGCAAGGCCGTATACACCTTTCCTGTGAACCGGCGCATCCATCTGCAACTGAGTGAGCGGCTGCGATACAGCGCGGCAAACACGAACAGGCATGTCAGCAACTTCGATGTGCTAAAACAACAATACACCGATACGGATATACGCTACAGCGACCACTATACTTATCAAACACTGGAGCATCATCCCGATTTACTGCTATCGCTGAAAGACCGTAAGCTGTCGCTGTCGGCAGGACTGGCGTACAAGAAGCAAACTATAGGAGCGCTATCGTACAGCAAACAGTATGAGATAAACAAAGTATATGGTGCACTACTGCCGCACCTGTTCTTAAAATACCAGCATACGAAATGGCGCAAGACCGAGTTTGAGTTCCGGCGTGACAGTTATATGCCCGGCATCGGCCAGCTGCAGCCTTTGGAAGACAATTCATCCGCCATGATCACAAGGCGCGGCAATACTGCGCTGCGGCAAAGCGTCGAGCATCACACCTCCCTGTTCTTCGAAAACAACAGCAAGGACCAAAAACGCTCGCAACACCTGCGCCTGCGTTACAGCGCAAAGCCACAGGCCGTTACAGACCAGTCTATCCTGGATACACTGACGGGCAGGCAATTGATCTATCCCATTAACGTGAAAGGCAACTACGATGCGGCTTTGGAAAGTGGTGTTTCTTTTTCTACAGGAAAGAACGGCACTCACATCGACATCAACGCCGGAACCTCGTATGGACATAGCATTGGCTACGTTACCGGGCGAAGGTACTATTCAGATGAATGGTCAACACAAATAGCCACCAGTAGTGACGTCAACCTCGGCGAATATTTCAGTCTGCACGCAAAAGGCGAAGCTGCCTATCACGACCGCCGGTTTGGTACTGCGAAACAGCTGTCGTGGACGTTCTCGTATGAACTATCACCCGCGCTAAAGCTATCCAGGGGACTTTCAGTTGAAGCCTCTCTGCTAAGCCGCCTCAACACAGGTCTGAGCAATGGGTACAATACGAATGTGCGGCTGCTGCACGGGCGCCTGCATCAAACCATTGGAAAAGCTTTTTCCCTGGAGCTTTCCGGCCGTGACTTACTGAACCAGCACAAAAACATTCGCAGGACAGCCGGTAACGGTTATGTGGAAGACGTTCGGGGCAGCGTACCTGGCAGGTATTTTCTTTTGAGTGTGGCTTACAAACTCAGCGTATTTCCAACTAAATAA
- a CDS encoding DUF72 domain-containing protein translates to MAAWKDFCHAPGMWKGFYWSGTSGLVLPVPNKQAFPPDYRDKSRLCYYASLFSSIEVNSSFYKVPQAVTINRWARETPADFRFTFKLHRDITHVKQLAFDPAAVHHFMNVIDGAGSKKGSLLIQFPPSTTVDAFGQLEALLDTIGDHRGWRVALEFRHPSWYIGETYELADEYRCSVVLHDIPKSRNSRLNAGADFVYLRFHGPAGDYRGGYTPMQLEEYAASIRGWLREGKEVFVYFNNTIGDAVANLGELDRLVREHE, encoded by the coding sequence ATGGCCGCCTGGAAGGATTTTTGCCATGCTCCCGGTATGTGGAAAGGATTTTATTGGTCCGGCACCAGCGGCCTGGTTTTGCCGGTCCCGAACAAACAGGCATTCCCTCCCGACTACCGGGACAAATCGCGACTTTGTTACTACGCATCGCTGTTCAGCAGCATCGAGGTCAACAGCTCGTTCTATAAAGTACCCCAGGCAGTCACTATTAATCGCTGGGCCCGCGAAACACCAGCCGATTTTCGCTTCACCTTCAAACTGCACCGCGACATCACGCATGTGAAGCAACTGGCATTTGACCCGGCGGCCGTGCATCATTTTATGAACGTGATAGATGGTGCAGGCAGTAAGAAAGGCAGCCTGCTCATCCAGTTCCCGCCCTCCACCACCGTCGACGCGTTCGGGCAGCTCGAAGCTTTGCTCGATACGATCGGTGACCACCGTGGCTGGCGGGTGGCACTGGAGTTCAGGCATCCGTCGTGGTATATTGGCGAAACGTATGAACTGGCGGATGAATATCGTTGTAGTGTGGTGTTGCACGACATTCCCAAGTCGCGCAACAGCCGGCTGAATGCCGGTGCCGATTTTGTGTACCTGCGGTTCCACGGCCCGGCAGGGGATTACCGTGGCGGATATACACCAATGCAATTGGAGGAGTATGCCGCAAGCATACGGGGATGGCTGCGCGAAGGGAAGGAGGTGTTCGTGTATTTTAATAATACCATTGGGGATGCAGTGGCGAATTTAGGGGAGTTGGACAGACTGGTGAGGGAGCATGAGTAG
- a CDS encoding M16 family metallopeptidase, which translates to MSKKFLVLALIAGASFQSFAQTQKKAAPVAAATEVMPVDPAVKIGKLPNGLTYYIRKNAEPKNRAVLFMAVKAGSLMETDAQQGLAHFAEHMSFNGTKDFPKNELINYLQKAGVKFGADLNAYTGFDQTVYQLPIPTDSVALFHNGFKILANWAGYVTMDDSEIDAERGIIVEEERARGKNAQSRMQKELLPVLLKGSRYENRLPIGKLEVIQSFPKEEMRNFYKDWYRPNLQGVIAVGDFDPVEVEKLIKENFGPLKNPANPKPAVAYTLPDNPTPLYKLVTDVEFPYHVAMVMMRHKGATTKTVADARKNMVVSMINNMLTARLNEIKQKGNAPFLEAQFSSGPYQGGMIPGTDATSVVAVSKNAEEMSSALKAVMAEVERMAQFGFTAPELEVMKKNIEAGNEKGYLERDKTPSASYVQQYLKNFLTGSAITSADYRYELNKKLLSTITLAEVNAAAKALTKQQNVAIIIQAPEKDKAKMPTEAQVLATIKDAAKGLTPYVDNTVNKPLLEKQPVAGKIVSEEKLQGLDVTKLKFSNGVTVLLKPTTFRNDQIQFASFGAGGTSLADDKLVEVVGYTGNIGSDGIGDFDNTQLRKLLAGNTANVAPYISDLHQGFNGGASPKDLETALQLVYAYATNPRKDQAAFKQNMDDFRVMLTNKNVTPEAAYKDTMNAVFTSYAEREKTPEVADLQKISLDKSFEFYKDRFSDASGQTFVFVGNFDVEKIKPLLATYLGGLPSTGRNEQYIDRGIRPLPGKVEKTVRRGIEDKASVQLTFHGKFDYSVENNLQLNALSDILEFKVLERLREKESGVYTPNVGFSASKLPTPYYSISISFNCATANVDKLVAAALDEVELLKKNGATETDVEKFKAETQRAQELNLRENGYWLSYLTSKYRNGDDPLSLLTFNERLKLVTPASVKATAEKYLSGSNFVRGVLVPEK; encoded by the coding sequence ATGAGTAAAAAATTCCTTGTGCTGGCCCTGATCGCCGGCGCCAGCTTCCAATCATTTGCACAGACGCAAAAAAAGGCCGCTCCTGTTGCAGCCGCTACAGAAGTAATGCCTGTAGACCCTGCCGTTAAGATCGGCAAACTGCCGAACGGCCTTACTTACTACATCCGCAAAAATGCCGAGCCGAAAAACCGCGCAGTACTCTTCATGGCCGTGAAAGCGGGTTCCCTGATGGAGACCGATGCGCAGCAAGGCCTCGCACACTTTGCCGAACACATGTCTTTTAACGGCACGAAGGACTTCCCTAAAAATGAACTGATCAACTACCTCCAGAAGGCAGGCGTGAAGTTTGGGGCCGACCTGAATGCCTACACCGGCTTTGACCAAACGGTGTACCAGCTGCCGATCCCGACAGACAGCGTAGCGCTGTTCCACAATGGCTTCAAAATCCTGGCTAACTGGGCAGGATATGTAACCATGGACGATTCGGAGATCGACGCGGAAAGAGGTATTATCGTGGAAGAAGAACGTGCCCGTGGTAAAAACGCACAGTCCCGCATGCAGAAAGAACTGCTGCCGGTATTGCTGAAAGGTTCGCGTTACGAAAACCGTCTGCCGATCGGTAAACTGGAAGTGATCCAGTCATTCCCGAAAGAAGAAATGCGCAATTTCTATAAAGACTGGTACCGACCAAACCTGCAGGGTGTAATCGCCGTAGGCGACTTTGATCCTGTAGAAGTGGAAAAGCTGATCAAGGAAAACTTTGGTCCGCTGAAAAACCCGGCCAATCCGAAACCAGCTGTTGCCTACACATTGCCAGACAATCCAACGCCACTGTACAAACTGGTAACAGATGTGGAGTTCCCCTATCATGTAGCGATGGTCATGATGCGTCACAAAGGCGCAACTACCAAAACGGTGGCCGATGCCCGTAAGAACATGGTGGTTAGTATGATCAACAACATGCTGACTGCACGTCTCAACGAGATCAAACAGAAAGGTAATGCACCATTCCTGGAGGCGCAGTTCAGCTCCGGTCCTTACCAGGGTGGTATGATCCCCGGCACCGATGCGACCAGCGTTGTAGCAGTATCGAAAAATGCGGAGGAAATGAGCAGTGCACTGAAAGCTGTAATGGCAGAAGTAGAGCGCATGGCACAATTCGGCTTTACCGCTCCTGAGCTGGAAGTGATGAAGAAAAATATTGAAGCCGGCAACGAGAAAGGTTACCTGGAAAGAGACAAAACACCGTCTGCTTCTTACGTGCAGCAATACCTGAAAAACTTCCTCACCGGCTCCGCGATCACTTCCGCTGATTACCGTTACGAGCTGAATAAAAAGCTGCTGTCGACCATCACCCTGGCCGAAGTAAATGCAGCGGCGAAGGCGCTGACTAAACAGCAGAACGTAGCCATCATCATTCAGGCGCCTGAGAAGGACAAAGCTAAAATGCCAACAGAGGCGCAGGTACTCGCAACGATCAAAGACGCTGCGAAAGGCCTTACGCCTTATGTAGACAATACCGTGAATAAACCTTTGCTGGAAAAGCAACCAGTTGCCGGTAAAATTGTGAGCGAAGAAAAACTCCAGGGCCTGGATGTTACGAAGCTGAAATTTTCTAACGGTGTAACAGTGCTGCTGAAACCTACAACCTTCAGGAATGACCAGATCCAGTTCGCCTCTTTTGGCGCGGGCGGTACATCCCTGGCGGATGACAAACTGGTAGAAGTAGTAGGCTACACCGGCAATATCGGTAGCGATGGTATCGGCGATTTCGACAACACGCAGCTGCGCAAACTGCTGGCGGGCAACACGGCTAACGTAGCGCCTTATATCAGCGACCTTCACCAGGGCTTTAACGGTGGCGCATCACCCAAAGACCTGGAAACAGCACTGCAGCTGGTATACGCTTATGCCACCAATCCAAGAAAAGACCAGGCGGCGTTTAAGCAGAACATGGACGATTTCCGTGTGATGCTGACCAACAAGAACGTTACGCCGGAAGCAGCTTACAAAGACACCATGAACGCGGTATTCACTTCTTACGCAGAACGTGAAAAAACGCCGGAAGTAGCTGACCTGCAGAAGATCTCCCTGGATAAGTCGTTCGAGTTCTATAAAGATCGTTTCTCCGATGCGAGCGGCCAGACCTTCGTATTCGTGGGCAACTTTGACGTAGAGAAAATTAAACCGTTGCTGGCAACTTACCTGGGTGGCCTGCCATCTACCGGCCGCAATGAGCAGTATATCGACCGCGGTATTCGTCCGCTGCCAGGCAAAGTTGAAAAAACCGTACGCAGAGGTATTGAAGATAAAGCTTCTGTACAGCTGACGTTCCACGGCAAATTCGACTACTCTGTAGAAAACAACCTGCAGCTGAATGCCCTGAGCGACATCCTCGAGTTCAAAGTACTGGAGCGCCTGCGCGAAAAAGAGAGCGGTGTTTACACACCAAATGTTGGCTTCTCTGCCAGCAAACTGCCTACGCCTTACTACTCGATCTCCATCTCCTTTAACTGCGCCACTGCCAACGTTGACAAACTTGTCGCTGCTGCATTGGACGAAGTGGAGCTGCTGAAAAAGAACGGCGCTACTGAAACAGACGTAGAAAAGTTCAAAGCCGAAACACAACGCGCACAGGAACTGAACCTGCGTGAAAACGGTTACTGGCTGAGCTACCTTACTTCTAAATACAGGAACGGTGACGATCCGTTAAGCCTGCTTACCTTCAACGAGCGCCTGAAGCTGGTTACGCCTGCTTCTGTGAAAGCGACTGCTGAAAAATACCTCAGCGGCAGCAACTTCGTAAGAGGTGTGTTGGTGCCTGAAAAATAG